The genomic region CTGGCCTGTGTCGCGGCCCTGTTCGTCGCCGGTGCGGTCACCGCCGCACCGGCGATGGCCGCGCCGAGGAAGGCCGCCGCGCCCGTGGACTACGTGGCGCTCGGCGACTCCTACCACTCGGGGGTGGGCACCCGGCAGTACGACTCCGGCAGCGGCGACTGCCGCCGCAGCCAGCTGGCCTACCCCGCGCTCTGGGCCAAGTCCCACCAGGCCAGCTCGTTCACCTTCGCCGCCTGTTCCGGGGCGCGCACCGCGGACGTGCTGAACAACCAGCTGGGCGCGCTGAACGCCAACACCGACCTGGTCACGGTCGGCATCGGCGGCAACGACGCGGGTTTCGCCGACATCCTCACCCGCTGCCAGCTCGGCAGTGACGGCGACTGCCGCGGCGCGGTGGACGGTGCGATCGCCTTCGCCCAGCGGGACCTGCCGGCCCGCCTGGACTCGGTGTACCGGGCCATCAAAGCCAAGGCGCCCAACGCGAAGCTGGTGGTGGTGGGCTACCCGAGGCTGTTCGACGGCGGCCCGTCCTGCTCCTTCGGCGGGATGAGCCAGACCAAGCGGGTCAAGCTGAACTCGGCCGCGGACATCCTCTCCGACGTGGTCGCCGGACGCGCCTCGGCCAACGGCGGCACCTACGTGGAC from Crossiella sp. CA-258035 harbors:
- a CDS encoding SGNH/GDSL hydrolase family protein translates to MNPNRLLACVAALFVAGAVTAAPAMAAPRKAAAPVDYVALGDSYHSGVGTRQYDSGSGDCRRSQLAYPALWAKSHQASSFTFAACSGARTADVLNNQLGALNANTDLVTVGIGGNDAGFADILTRCQLGSDGDCRGAVDGAIAFAQRDLPARLDSVYRAIKAKAPNAKLVVVGYPRLFDGGPSCSFGGMSQTKRVKLNSAADILSDVVAGRASANGGTYVDVRASFTTHGICSSNEWVNGLSWPIVESYHPNSKGNAEGYLPALNRVTG